The Solanum pennellii chromosome 4, SPENNV200 genomic interval GTTTAGTTGAACTAATAGAGACATTATTTCTTTTAACTGTTTCTTACAacaatttgtttaaatttttttttaatgtcaggcaaaaataataatagaatctCCAGCACCTCAGCCACAACCTCCTAACACTTTACCAATGGTAAGTACTGTTTGaattttcacttatttttgtatTCTCTTTTTTGGTTATGAAATTTGCCAATTCTTACTTATAAAATTGTGTTATTTTTCTGCAGAATGGTACTACTCCTGGTAGTCTCCATCCTCAaggtaattaaaaataaattgtattcttatattaaaattaaaaggtgatctttcataaaaaattgtaGCATAATTTATAATGTATGTACATCAAAAAATTCTTGAACTCCCCTTAAACAtcctttatatttattattatgtatgaTTCAAATTGTGATCTCTTGGCTACTGAACTCATAAGATAGAGTTACAGTAGTCGAAGGGTAGTTAGTTGAATATTCTTAGCGAAATTTTTGTTTGACAAAATTATCTCTTTATGCCTATTCTCATTAAGAAATAACGACTTGGATGCAAATATTTCACAGTGAAACTATCTAAGCTCTTTATGTTTAGGTGAAAAAGATCGATTTTACTAAAAGGAGCTTCTCATTGAATTTGTATTATACTATAtgaacttaaattttttatgattgattTTTTGCAGATTGTTTACCAAAGTGCACATATAGATGCTCAAATACACAATATAGGAAGCCATGTATGTTCTTTTGCCAAAAATGTTGCGCAAAGTGTCTCTGTGTTCCTGCTGGGACTTATGGGAACAAACAATTTTGCCCTTGTTACAATAATTGGAAGACTAAGAGAGGAGGCCCAAAATGCCCTTAATCATATATGCACTGACGatgaaaagaatttttatattacgcgtttagtaaattaattatttgttgtagaataatgtttgtattatttttaagttacgAATTTCACTTATTATAAACCATCTCATGTAATTATGTTTTAAGGGATCGaatagaataaaattattttattttatcattatataaattattatttttttggctaATATTTTTTGGCCACACTCTACTTAGTTAAGGTAGATAATTGCTAAAATATAACTCAATGTTTATGTCGGCAACCAAGTAAAGTTCATTCTTCTAATATCATGGTCCATACCCTATTTATTCTTCAAACTAAGACCACTAGATCAATCTTATTCActtaataattcaaataaaaattattaatttgattttctaatAGAATTGTTAATTTTGTAActtattcataatttaataattaataaacaaaaattaaagggaGAATATTGCTTCAATAATTCTAAGAAAAAACTATCTATCTAGACATAGTTTACTACCATATATACATTTTACCTCTAGTTTAAAAGCATTATATATAGTACCACTTTTTAGTAATTGTAccatgtattttaaaaattaaatcagaTATATACAATTTCctttttatgatattaaataattatcttaTAATTAAATCTCTTTATTTAATAGGACATCAACAATTTAAATTACTATCTCTCTTTCATACTATCTATCATTTTCCTCTCCAATCttcaatatttatatgtatCTCTCGATTTTGTTATCACTTTTTCgaagatgaaaaaataagtttacACAAAGTCATTTGCTGGTAATTAGTGGAATGATGAcgcaattatttaattttttaaattatttcaatagCTTTAGAGTTAGTGTCTTTATACCAATAGATACATGATGTATCTCTTACAGTTTAACAGGATATCCATATGCCTTTTATACTAGTAGTTATTAATGTGTATCTCAATCATGAAACATGAGTATTTTAAATTGTCACatgtatttgaaataatatgttatacgtattaaaaaattattattgtatttaacTGATTTAGTCGTTTTCGTATTTAATTTCagaaattcatgaattttcatGTCTCAACAATATTGTGATATCCGCCGTCggccaaaaaaaagaaaactcgTAAAAATATAAGATCCAATGGAAGGAATTGATGAAGAGGAGATTTACAATATGAGATTTACTAATAATGTTCAtgatttatattgtttttaattaaagataGTAACAATTGATATAAATGGACCCAGAAAATCTGTTTTGTTTGttagtttttcattttaaacTCCTTTAATTAAGATAATAAGTTACAACGTttaatttaaaggaaaaattatataaattaataaattttaaaaaataattactaattttagtgatactttttatttattaacatttatagtaatattgtgaaaaaaatgtattaaaagtgaattatgtatgcaatatatttgaatttataattgtttttgaaatatattatgtttgtttggtaaaaaatttatCAGAttgtattataattatattaaaatatttgataaattattatgcatcattaaaacttgtattatatgtgaataataaattattcttcgtaatatgtattaaacttgtattataaataaattaaaaatagtaagtaaaaaaaaaatattactactataattaattaatatttttttatcacagTATAACTCTGTATGTTTTCCTACTTTAAAAGTCTTAATTGATGTATCTCGACCTTTTAAATCACACGGATACATATATCACATGGGTCATGATATCTCCCAACCAAAAGTGGCCATCTCAATCATTTTCTACCGCatagtcaaaattaaaattagaaaataaataaaaaaaattatcaaatcaaTGGCCAATGAACATAGTAAGACCAAAATACCTTTGATTTTtgctcaaaattaaaatatattacatcTGCAAAGATTGAAACGTTTTAatactttcaaatttttttttatcaaaatacttTCTCGTTTTAATAATCTTCTAAATTCCAATTTCCCTCAAAGAAGCAGAAGTTTGAACCTGAATCTTTTGGATAAAGGAAGATAAAAGgacaagaaaaattgaaaaaacaataaaattaatagaataaaagtatttaattaaataaatgttgaaatgaacaaaataattttttttatcttcgaTCACTCGCTAATAGTGAGTGAAATATACTCTACGAGCCACCGGCTACTAGAATTATGAGGGGTGATAAATCCATTTTGAACAAGAATAAAAGGCTATTAGGATCTTTGCAAAATTTTAAtgtcttttttaattaaaaaaatataatttaaaagataatgatatatttttaaaaaataatataaaaactatcaaaatttcttaattaaatttaaagtaGTGTAATTTATGTCGTTTACTATGTTCAATATAAAACCCCTTATAATTGAAATTACCAATCGATCAACATGAGGCTAAGTTTCTAATGATAAACCAACCTTCTAGAATGAAAATATAGACCACTTTCCATTCACGTGCATTGTTTAGTTAAAGTCCTTTGAGGACCACAACTTTTTATAAGTTGTAATTCTAGAAAGTCAATTAACTACTAGTAATAATCTCTTTAGGTTGCGGCCCCCCTcccccttatttttttttaaaaaatagataatttattttattatattttctaaaatatttaaaaaaattataatttttttttattctttttattttttgagaatcAGGATAGGTGTGTCTTGTATCAATAAATGTAATGTATCTGGATgctaagggcccgtttggatgggcttaataaaagcaactttaaaaaagtacttttgaaagtgctgaaacttattttgaaaataagcagttatgtgtttggataaaagtgctgaagttgctatgccaaatgtgaaaagggaaaaatggaagaaagagatgttagggttatgttgtaatttggagattgtataaaaatattaagggcaaaaagataaaaatgtgatcaacttaaaacagcttataagctaaaaaaagaaaagcacctctaccccagcttttaacttttggcttaaaataagtttttttttaacttaaaataagttattttgagtattgccaaacagctaaataagtcaaaaatcagcttttaagtcagtttgatcagcttttaagctgagccaaacaggctctaagtgATGTATTGTGATATGTGTGTtgtatcaacaaaaataatgtaTCTGTATATCAGACGTTGAGTAATATATCTGAAATTGAAATGCATGTATCGGGCGTTTGAATAATGTATtcaaaattcttaaattttaagaGATTTTTGTAACTTGAAAAAGAGTAGAGATATGatgtgtgtttggtatgaatgaaaatgttttcctagaagaTGTTTTTAtcgaaaacaagtagattttggacttactttttcatgtttggttggtgagtagaaaatattttccaaaaatgatttttagtgtttgatttatgaatgaaaaatatttttgagagacatcttttatttttaNaattgatgtttttccaaaagaaaaaatgtaatttgaaattggaggagaattttggaaaatatttttcttaatttttgaagggacgtcattttccttaattttggggaaaatgagttgatttgaaaaatattttccaaaacttttttcccaaccaaacataaaaaaattagaaaacatttactgaaaaatattttccttcataccaaacacactcataAAGTCATGATGTAATTAGTTGTTAACATTGAGATTTGtgtaaaatatacaaataaaataaaataaaataaaatctactTCTACTttataaaaatgacaaatatttataattgatgtgtttcattttatgtgaactagcttaattatatgtttaaccaaaagaaaaaaaaagaaatttgtaaGAGCTATCAAAGGATGATACTaacaataaatatgaaattaaaaaaatatttttaattataaacgaataaaataaatagtgtcACTAAAAGAATATATTGCTTCCAATCACTGATAACTTCATTTATAACCAATTTTTAATTTGTAACAATTAAACATAACTTTCTTTTCATGAAGTCAAAAGATCAATAAACTAAACTTTATTTATCCTTCTTGAATATTCTAGATACATTCTAGAATATTCATTTCTTATTTCCTTTTGATGCATTCTATAATGAGCAAGAAAGTGGAATTGGCTAATTGATTATGAGCataattgaattgattttatgGAAGGAAGAAGATTCACAATGATATTTTTATCacctttttttaattcattaataataatgaagggtgatatatatattatacactATAAGTTTTACCTCTATTTTAGCCTAAAAATGtgaatattagaaaatattcaTAACTAATATGATACAAACTATTATTAATATGATACATCAATAACATTTGATGACTTTGGAGAAGCCTTTTACAACACCAAAAGGTTTCCAAATacacatatattcattaatgaAACAAAGAGGTACATGCATACACTTGATATTCAGAGATttctcaattataaaaaaaaaacgatATAAAAAAAAACGATATGTCAAACCAcaataatatactcaatcttaatctttattcttcttcttttgagaTGACTTTGAGAGCCTTATTGTCGTCGTCGTTGATCCTTAGAAGATTTCACTTGGATCACAATACTATGTACTTATCTAAAATTTACCATATGAGTCAAGATCTTATAATTGAAATCAGAAGTCTTGATTTTGATCGTAATCTTGATTTTCCTCGTGTTTTATAATAGGAGTCAAGGCAAAAGAGGAATTGGCTATAAGGacattattattgttgttcGTGTTATTGGTGGAGTTATTATATGATTTCGAATCATCTAAAACTTCATTATCACTAttctttttggttttgattagaagagagttttgttGGGAAGTGTTGAtgtctttctttgttttttggAGGGGATAAAGGAGATCTGTTGGGAAGAAATTGTATTGAAGGCCAGCCATGAAAAGTGTTAATAtcacttagttttttttttaatgtttttgttttgttttgttttaaagaATTGGATGGGTTGTGCACTTATATTTATAGGCACTAAAAAAGTTGGGATTTTTGAAGAGTCAATGGCTAATTGGCTATTGATTGGTGTGGAGGatataaataagtaataaatagtagagagaaataaaagaaaaagaaaagagaaaatcaaacaaattaataTTAAGTCACTATtgtgtatatattatataaaattttttttataaacattGCTTAATCATGGTTTGAGTCAATATTCGAAGTGTATACCTAGATTATTCGAATAATTAATCCACATACTAATTAGTATTAGGGAAGAACAAGTACTCCATAATTTTTAATTGGCTTTAATTTGTGACACTTGTCCAAGTGAAAAACCATTGCTTCTGGATAGTTGGCTAAAGGCAGGCATGATTTTGACTAGTATCTATTTCTTTACCAAATTAAATTTGTCatcaaacatttttatttaattgtgtaTACTATATAATATTCTTGCACTTTGTAATACATGTTATACTTACTAAACTAATTGAACAAGTCACTAGAGCGAGGGATGTTAAACGCCTTTTATTCATGTCACAacttattttaagatatataataacaataattattgaGAAATATGACAAATGCAAATCTTCtagattttataaaataacatgAATCAACTATGatatttagttaatttattGTTAAATAATCAGTAGCTAACATGATATTTGACTATACCATTAGACACCATTTATGGTACTCTGCTCTTATATATTGTTCAGGCTCTCTAACTCCATATCTTGGTGCAATCAGTAGC includes:
- the LOC107015966 gene encoding protein GAST1-like — encoded protein: MEKTLSLVLILPLLIMLLLVGTHAKIIIESPAPQPQPPNTLPMNGTTPGSLHPQDCLPKCTYRCSNTQYRKPCMFFCQKCCAKCLCVPAGTYGNKQFCPCYNNWKTKRGGPKCP